The following coding sequences are from one Panicum hallii strain FIL2 chromosome 5, PHallii_v3.1, whole genome shotgun sequence window:
- the LOC112895282 gene encoding probable membrane-associated kinase regulator 2, with the protein MQILRLLAARRFRRRRRAVSTITATATAPVTPRGGGCGGYGYGCAYGEDEGPFFDLDLSCCSAPASTAGSQAAESGSESDDYPSSCPAAAAAANARGDLDFVISLQRSRSASPSYEERLFFRSTAAAAPATPLPPPLMFCASEPSDAASRARSSNAGRRGGSSSMLQLRTLSFGSAKAALYGGRASFSRSASSSARSAYRLFAAYGGGSPDVQDLRRDEARARPPSGDVFRRYISKISSRLRRVAPAAAADLRLQKSRSASAAQVSAAAATQSPPARRDDSLAEKQDGIASAIAHCKESLHRASISELDTSLLRSRSDPGP; encoded by the exons ATGCAGATCCTCCGGCTGCTCGCGGCGCGGCGcttccgccgccggcgccgcgcggtGTCCACGATCACCGCCACCGCgacggcgccggtcaccccgcgcggaggcggctgcggcgggtacgGGTACGGCTGCGCGTACGGCGAGGACGAGGGCCCGTTCTTCGACCTGGACCTGTCCTGCTGCTCCGCGCCCGCCTCCACCGCGGGCAGCCAGGCGGCCGAGTCGGGGTCCGAGTCCGACGACTACCCCTCGTcatgccccgccgccgccgccgccgccaacgccCGCGGCGACCTCGACTTCGTCATCTCGCTGCAGCGGAGCCGCTCCGCGTCGCCGTCCTACGAGGAGCGCCTCTTCTTCCGCAGCACCGCGGCGGCTGCGCCGGCGACCCCACTTCCCCCGCCGCTCATGTTCTGCGCGTCCGAGCCGAGCGACGCCGCCTCGCGCGCCCGGAGCAGCAAcgcgggccggcgcgggggcagcaGCAGCATGCTGCAGCTGCGCACGCTCAGCTTCGGGTCCGCCAAGGCCGCCCTCTACGGCGGCCGCGCCAGCTTCTCCCGGAGCGCCAGCAGCAGCGCGCGCTCCGCCTACAGGCTCTTCGCCGCgtacggcggcggctcgcccgACGTGCAGGACCTGCGGCGGGACGAGGCCAGGGCCCGGCCGCCCTCGGGCGACGTCTTCCGGCGGTACATCAGCAAGATCTCGAGCCGGCTGCGGCGcgtcgcgcccgccgccgccgcggaccTCCGCCTCCAGAAGAGCCGCTCGGCGTCCGCGGCGCAGGTGtcggcggccgccgccacccagtccccgccggcccgccgcGACGACTCGCTAGCCGAGAAGCAGGACGGCATCGCGAGCGCCATCGCGCACTGCAAGGAGTCGCTCCACCGAG CGTCCATCTCCGAGCTCGACACGTCGCTGCTGCGGTCGCGGAGCGACCCGGGGCCTTGA
- the LOC112894042 gene encoding neutral ceramidase-like, whose translation MMEPPSSSRCQLHGSASPMILRRCLFLLLLVLPSCCSPALAATPYLVGMGSYDITGPAADVNMMGYASAEQIASGIHFRLKARAFIVAEPDGKRAVFVNLDACMASQLVTVKVLERLKARYGDLYNENNVAISGIHTHAGPGGYLQYVVYIVTSLGFVRQSFDVIVNGIEQTIVEAHNNLRPGKIFVNKGDLLDAGVNRSPSAYLNNPAEERSKYQYNVDKEMTLIKFVDDGLGPIGSFNWFATHGTSMSRTNSLISGDNKGAAARFMEDWAEENVIPNQAAHVSSGNPRRVSALISEPNEITDDLIRLASSFKASGGRQISGSNITRRIRSTQQNKPKFISAFCQSNCGDVSPNVLGAFCVDTGLPCDFNHSTCNGKNELCYGRGPGYPDEFESTRIIGNRQFLKAVNLFNSASEEIQGKVDYRHTYLDFSQLEVNVPSSTGGQQVMKTCPAAMGFAFAAGTTDGPGAFDFKQGDAKGNAFWRLVRDVIRPPGPEQVKCQAPKPILLDTGEMKVPYDWAPAILPIQIIRIGQLVILCVPGEFTTMAGRRLRDAVKNVLTNSGQFDDNIHVVLAGLTNTYSQYITTYEEYQMQRYEGASTLYGPHTLSAYIQEFQRLATAMVSNKQVPTNLQPPDLLNRQIELLPGVIVDKTPPGVTFGDVSSDVPANSTFRKGSTVNATFYSACPRNDLLTDGTFALVEKLDGSNNWVPAYDDDDWSLRFKWSRPAKFSSRSFATLEWTIPEDAPSGVYRLRHFGASKPLIGSIKYFTGTSSAFAVR comes from the exons ATGATGGAGCCACCATCTTCCTCCCGCTGCCAGCTCCACGGCTCTGCTTCTCCCATGATACTGCGGCGATGTCTCTTCCTGCTGCTGCTTGTTCTTCCGAGTTGCTGCAGCCCGGCCCTTGCAGCCACGCCGTATCTGGTCGGCATGGGCAGCTACGACATAACGGGCCCTGCAGCAGACGTCAACATGATGGGTTACGCGAGCGCCGAGCAGATCGCGTCTGGGATTCACTTCAGGCTCAAGGCACGCGCGTTTATCGTCGCCGAGCCTGATGGCAAGCGTGCCGTCTTTGTCAACCTTGATGCCTGCATGGCGTCGCAGCTTGTGACTGTAAAGGTGCTTGAGAGGCTTAAAGCAAG GTATGGTGATCTTTATAACGAGAACAACGTGGCTATCAGCGGAATCCACACTCATGCCGGGCCTGGAGGTTATCTGCAGTATGTGGTTTATATTGTCACATCTCTTGGGTTTGTTCGCCAATCGTTTGACGTAATCGTCAACGGCATTGAGCAAACCATTGTTGAAGCTCACAATAATCTCCGCCCTGGGAAAATATTCGTGAACAAAG GTGACCTCCTTGATGCTGGTGTGAACCGCAGCCCCAGCGCATACCTAAACAACCCAGCTGAGGAAAGAAGCAAATATCAGTACAATGTTGATAAGGAAATGACCCTTATCAAGTTTGTAGACGATGGACTTGGTCCAATTGGGAGTTTCAATTGGTTTGCAACCCATGGAACATCAATGAGTCGTACAAATTCTTTGATCAGTGGCGATAACAAAGGTGCAGCTGCACGTTTCATGGAAGATTGGGCAGAAGAAAATGTCATCCCAAATCAGGCTGCTCATGTAAGCTCTGGAAATCCGAGAAGAGTCTCTGCACTAATTTCCGAACCCAACGAGATAA CTGATGACTTAATACGATTGGCATCGTCGTTCAAGGCCTCCGGTGGAAGGCAAATATCAGGTTCAAATATCACGAGGCGCATTAGAAGCACTCAACAAAACAAGCCTAAATTTATTTCTGCATTCTGCCAGTCAAATTGTGGAGATGTGAGTCCGAATGTCTTGGGAGCATTTTGTGTAGACACTGGCCTTCCTTGCGACTTCAATCACAGTACATGTAATGGGAAGAATGAGCTATGCTATGGACGAGGACCAGG ATatcctgatgaatttgaaagtaCCCGTATCATTGGCAATAGGCAATTTCTCAAGGCTGTTAATCTTTTCAATTCAGCGTCTGAAGAAATACAGGGCAAAGTTGACTACAGGCATACTTACCTAGATTTCTCCCAACTCGAAGTTAATGTTCCTTCAAGTACAGGAGGTCAGCAGGTAATGAAAACATGCCCAGCGGCCATGGGGTTTGCCTTTGCTGCTGGAACCACAGATGGTCCTGGAGCTTTTGATTTTAAACAAGGAGACGCCAAG GGAAACGCTTTCTGGAGGTTAGTACGGGATGTAATTAGGCCACCAGGTCCAGAGCAAGTGAAATGCCAGGCTCCGAAACCAATACTTCTAGACACGGGTGAAATGAAGGTTCCATATGATTGGGCA CCTGCGATTCTTCCAATTCAGATCATAAGAATAGGCCAGCTGGTTATCTTGTGTGTCCCTGGAG AGTTCACAACAATGGCTGGGAGGCGGCTACGTGATGCGGTCAAAAATGTACTTACAAATAGTGGTCAATTTGATGACAATATTCATGTTGTCCTTGCGGggctaacaaacacatattccCAATATATTACAACTTACGAAGAATATCAGATGCAAAGATATGAG GGAGCATCAACGTTGTACGGCCCCCACACCTTAAGTGCCTACATTCAAGAGTTTCAGAGACTTGCTACAGCAATGGTCTCAAACAAACAGGTTCCAACAAATTTGCAGCCTCCTGATCTGCTGAACAGGCAAATTGAGCTACTCCCAGGTGTTATAGTCGACAAGACACCCCCTGGCGTCACGTTTGGAGATGTCAGTTCGGATGTTCCTGCAAACTCAACTTTCAGGAAGGGCAGTACTGTGAACGCTACATTCTATTCAGCCTGCCCAAGGAATGACCTTCTCACCGACGGTACATTCGCGCTTGTTGAGAAGCTAGATGGTAGCAACAATTGGGTTCCTGCCTATGACGACGATGACTGGTCACTGCGTTTCAAGTGGTCAAGACCTGCAAAGTTTAGTTCGAGGAGTTTTGCCACGCTGGAATGGACAATTCCTGAAGATGCCCCATCGGGTGTTTACAGACTGAGGCATTTTGGTGCATCCAAGCCGTTGATTGGGTCGATCAAATATTTTACAGGGACCTCTAGTGCATTCGCAGTGCGTTAA
- the LOC112893443 gene encoding neutral ceramidase, whose amino-acid sequence MMEPSCLRYHVCGSGSRMIWLCFFLVLVLQSCSPALSDSPYLVGMGSYDITGPAADVNMMGYANAEQIASGIHFRLKARAFIVAEPNGKRVVFVNLDACMASQLVTIKVLERLKARYGDLYNENNVAISGIHTHAGPGGYLQYVVYIVTSLGFVRQSFDVIVNGIEQCIVEAHNNLRPGKIYVNKGDLLDAGVNRSPSAYLNNPAEERSKYQYNVDKEMTLIKFVDDEVGPVGSFNWFATHGTSMSRTNSLISGDNKGAAARFMEDWAELNGMPKRGAHVTNDGLESLHKMSGLPRRVSSIIPEPNEITDDLVQLASSYEASGGRRLSGSSITRRIRSSQQNKPKFVSAFCQSNCGDVSPNVLGTFCIDTGLPCDFNHSTCNGKNELCYGRGPGYPDEFESTRIIGDRQFLKAVDLFNSASEEIQGRVEYRHTYLDFSQLEVNVPSSTGGEQVVKTCPAAMGFAFAAGTTDGPGAFDFKQGDVKGNPFWRLVRNLLKTPGKEQVECQAPKPILLDTGEMKEPYDWAPAILPIQIIRIGQMVILCVPGEFTTMAGRRLRDAVKEVLTSDSSGEFNDIHVVLAGLTNTYSQYVTTFEEYQIQRYEGASTLYGPHTLSAYIQEFQKLATAMVANKEIPTNFQPPDMLDKQIGLLPGVMFDSTPPGVKFGDISSDVPASSTFRKGSTANATFYSACPRNDLLTDGTFALVEKLDGSNNWVPAYDDDDWSLRFKWSRPAKFSSRSFATLEWTIPEDAPSGVYRLRHFGASKPLFGSIKHFTGTSRAFAVR is encoded by the exons ATGATGGAGCCATCTTGCTTGCGGTACCACGTTTGTGGTTCTGGTTCGCGCATGATATGGCTATGCTTTTTTCTAGTACTCGTTCTTCAGAGTTGCAGCCCAGCACTTTCAGACTCACCGTATTTGGTTGGTATGGGAAGCTACGACATAACTGGGCCTGCTGCAGATGTTAACATGATGGGCTATGCAAATGCTGAGCAGATCGCATCAGGAATTCATTTCAGGCTAAAGGCTCGTGCATTCATTGTTGCTGAGCCTAATGGGAAGCGTGTTGTATTTGTGAATCTTGATGCTTGCATGGCATCACAGCTTGTTACTATAAAGGTGCTTGAAAGGCTTAAAGCAAG GTATGGAGATCTTTACAATGAGAACAATGTGGCTATCAGTGGAATTCATACACATGCTGGGCCTGGCGGTTATCTGCAATATGTTGTTTATATTGTCACATCTCTTGGGTTTGTTCGCCAATCATTTGATGTAATTGTCAATGGCATTGAGCAGTGTATTGTTGAAGCTCACAACAACCTCCGCCCTGGGAAAATCTATGTGAATAAAG GTGACCTCCTTGATGCTGGTGTGAATCGCAGCCCAAGTGCATATCTAAATAACCCTGCTGAGGAGAGAAGCAAGTATCAGTATAATGTTGACAAAGAAATGACCCTTATCAAGTTTGTAGATGATGAAGTGGGTCCAGTTGGGAGTTTCAATTGGTTTGCAACACATGGAACATCAATGAGTCGTACAAATTCATTGATAAGTGGTGATAACAAAGGAGCAGCTGCACGTTTTATGGAAGATTGGGCAGAACTAAATGGTATGCCAAAGCGGGGGGCTCATGTAACTAATGATGGTTTAGAATCTTTGCACAAGATGTCTGGACTTCCGAGAAGAGTTTCTTCAATAATTCCTGAACCAAATGAGATAA CTGATGACTTAGTACAGTTGGCATCATCCTACGAGGCCTCAGGTGGCAGGCGATTATCAGGTTCAAGTATCACCAGGCGCATTAGAAGCAGTCAACAAAACAAACCTAAATTTGTTTCTGCATTCTGCCAGTCAAACTGTGGAGATGTTAGTCCAAACGTCCTGGGAACATTTTGTATAGACACTGGTCTTCCTTGTGACTTCAATCATAGTACATGTAATGGGAAGAATGAACTATGCTATGGACGAGGCCCAGG ATatcctgatgaatttgaaagtaCCCGTATCATTGGCGATAGACAATTTCTCAAGGCTGTAGATCTTTTTAATTCAGCTTCTGAAGAAATACAAGGCAGAGTTGAGTATAGGCATACTTACCTAGATTTCTCGCAACTTGAAGTTAATGTTCCTTCAAGTACAGGAGGAGAGCAGGTGGTGAAAACATGTCCTGCAGCCATGGGGTTTGCCTTTGCTGCTGGAACCACAGATGGCCCTGGAGCTTTTGACTTTAAACAAGGAGATGTCAAG GGAAACCCTTTCTGGAGGTTAGTAAGAAACTTACTTAAGACGCCAGGGAAGGAGCAAGTTGAATGCCAAGCTCCAAAACCAATATTGCTAGACACCGGCGAAATGAAGGAACCATATGACTGGGCA CCTGCGATACTTCCAATTCAGATCATAAGAATCGGACAGATGGTTATCTTGTGTGTCCCTGGAG AATTCACAACGATGGCTGGCAGGCGGCTAAGAGATGCTGTCAAAGAAGTACTAACAAGTGACAGCAGTGGTGAATTTAATGATATTCATGTTGTTCTTGCTGGGCTAACAAACACCTATTCTCAATATGTCACAACTTTTGAAGAATATCAGATCCAAAGATATGAG GGAGCATCGACGTTGTATGGCCCTCACACCTTGAGTGCCTACATCCAGGAGTTTCAGAAACTTGCTACAGCCATGGTTGCAAACAAAGAGATCCCAACAAATTTCCAACCTCCAGATATGTTGGACAAGCAAATTGGACTGCTCCCAGGCGTCATGTTTGATTCAACACCCCCTGGTGTGAAGTTTGGAGATATCAGCTCTGATGTTCCTGCAAGCTCAACCTTCAGGAAGGGCAGTACAGCGAATGCTACATTCTATTCAGCTTGCCCAAGGAATGACCTTCTCACTGACGGTACATTCGCGCTTGTTGAGAAGCTAGATGGTAGCAACAATTGGGTTCCTGCCTATGACGACGATGACTGGTCGCTGCGTTTCAAGTGGTCAAGACCTGCAAAGTTTAGTTCAAGGAGTTTTGCCACGCTGGAATGGACAATTCCTGAAGATGCCCCCTCGGGTGTTTACAGACTCAGGCATTTTGGTGCCTCCAAGCCGTTGTTTGGGTCCATCAAACATTTTACAGGGACCTCTCGCGCATTCGCTGTGCGTTAG